Below is a genomic region from Culicoides brevitarsis isolate CSIRO-B50_1 chromosome 2, AGI_CSIRO_Cbre_v1, whole genome shotgun sequence.
TCGGTCTCCAAACGCTTCTTGGCCTTCTCGATTTCGTGGAAATTCTTCGTAGTGTCGCCCAATTGGTCGTACAAGTCCTTAACCTCATCCGCCAAGTTCTTGTTTTCGCGACGCGCTCCTTCAAGTTGCTCTTGTCCCTCTTCGTAGGCAGCCTTGAGACGATACAATTCGGTAGCGTAAGCGCGACATTCGCGTTGCGATGCATCCAACTCAGCCATCAAATCGTCAACCTTCAACTTCCATTCGGCAATGACCTTGTCGAAGGCACGTTGCTTGCGTTCCGCCGCTTCAGCCAACAACAAGACACGATCGCATTCGACTTGGAGTTCGGTAACTTCGATTTCGAGACGACTCTTGGTCTTGTCCAAGGCAGTGCATTTGGCGCCCAACGATTCGATCGTTTCCTCGGCTTCGGTCAAGCGAGCTGTCAACTTCTTCTTTGCCTCGTCGAGTTCTTCGACACGTGCAAGTCCCTCGTTTTCGTATTTGTTCTTCCACATTTGGGCGTCGGAGGTGGCGCCACTCAACAAACGTTGAAGTTCTCCCTTTTGATCGGCTTCTTCTTCGAGTTGATCGCGCAATTTCTCGTATTCGAGTTCGAGATTGCGTGTTTTGCCCAAAAGAGTTGCCTTTTCGCGGGTTTCTTCGTCAGCAAGACGTTTCGTGTCTTCGAGTTGTTGCGTCAAGGAAGTCTTGACTTTGCCAAGTTGAGATGCTTGAGACTCGGTTTCTTCGATTTTGCGTTCAAGCTCGCTGTTCTCGTAAGCCAACTTCTTTTTGGCTTGATCAAGCTCGTTGACGGCACGGTAATTTTGCTCCAATTGAGCTTGAGACTCGGAGACAGATTGTTGCAATTGCTTGGCAATGCGTTCTTGGTTTGCCtgaaatggaaatttaattaaaatttgacctcataaattattaaaaataaaaaattttataaaaaaaatgtttttttctcatgaaatttaagatttttttaatgtttgataaaattacCTTACATTTTAACGAGAATtcttttctacaaaaatatttttcattaaatcctaaaacttcattatttaatttaaaattttataaagttatttttcaattatttttaaaaattaaaaatttaagaaattaaaaattcagaaatacaaaaaaaaatataatcgaataaaatttttaattataaaagtaggtaattataaaaattatttcaaaaccattagaaaagtaaaattattttttttttattttaatttaattttttatttaaaatttaaattaaatttaattaaaagtttaatttttaattattaaaaattttaaataaattaatttaaaaaagcgcttaaaatataaaaataaattttcttttaatgaaaGTTACCTTTTCTTGAACAATTTGGTCCATTTGATGACGAGCATCGTTCAATTGAGCATAAATTTCCTGCACTTCCTTGTCAGcccttaaaagaaaattaattaaaaaattataaatttatcaaattttcatcattttcctaattttcattaaaaaaaactccttACTTAGCCTTCAATTTGGTCAATTGATCAACTTGTTCGTTCATCTCAGTGACCGCATCATTGTGCTTCTTACGCAAATCGCCGAAAACTTTTTCGCTGCGTGCATTATCTTCCTCCAATTGCCCGCGGATCTTGTTAATTTCAGCTTCACGTTTCTTGTTCAACTCAACTTGGGCAGCAGTAACGCCAGCAGCTTCCTCCAAGCGTTCCGCGAGTTCTTCCATTTCGCGGGCAAGATCAGCACGTTGTTTCTCGGCACGTGCTCTTGCTTGTCGCTCCATCTCAACTTCGTCATCCAACTCATCCAAGCGCCCGTAAACCTCCTTCGTTTGCTTCGTGAGTTTAACATTGAGATTTTGCTCGTCCTCGAGTTTGGCAGACAACGAGCTAAGTTCCTTCTCTTTGCGTTGAACGGCTTGCTCGAATTCCTTCTTGTGACGCTCCAAGTCCTGAACTTGTTCCTGCGCGAGTTTCAAGTCACCTTCGCACTTGCGCTTGGATTTTTCGGCATCACCAGTGAGACGCTTCTCACGCTCGATATTGTCCTCGAGTTCGTCCAAATTTTGCTCGAGCTTCGCTTTGACCTTGTTGATGTGATTCAACTTGTCTTCGTTCGCTTGCAACTCTTCGGCGGTCTTTTGGTTGATTTGCTGCTGGATTTTCTTCTCCTTGGCCAGCTGTTGGATGAGGTTTTCTTGCTCGGCAATGTCATCCTTGAATTGGCGGATTTGTTGGTCCTTCAAGGCTTTGTCTTGCTCGGATTTTTTGAGCGCCAACTCGAGATTCTCCACGTCCTTCTTGTAGGTCCCGATCTGCTGGTCCATTTTTTTGGACGTGTGGAACAAGTTGTTGCGCTCATCCTCGTCTTTGGCGAGACGATCTTGGATTTCCTAAAAATAGAACGTTTGCAATGAAAAACAACATTAAATGACTCAACTTTTCGTGCAAGAGTTGCTTAATGTCACGCATCATCgtcgttaattttatttttttaaatatttttttcgacggAGATGTCACGCTTTAGgcgaataatttattaattttttgtagtgcccccctccgattttatcgaaaaaaatttagggggaaaaataaaaattaaattaaaaatggaaatatttttaaaattttttaattgaaaaataaaattaatttattttaaaaaaaacctttccaatttttttaagtcacgtgatctaaatattttttttttcaaaaatttttatttgggaaattttgtttgattttaagtttaaatttgaaaataaaaaaagtaaaaattaaataaattttaagaattaacatttaacgtctaaaaacgttaaaaaatcagaaaaaaaatttaaaaaaatgtttttcccaTCCCCCCCTAATTAAAATCttcatgagacaaaaaaatgaaaatattaatttttttcgccttaataaaaaaaaaatttccacgcACATCGAATTACACGAAAATTTGCGCGTTCCAGATGCGATTTTCAAAGTTGTAAAGTCGGAAAATTGATTAGAATGTCTGGAAAATGTTTGTCACACGAGCTGCGATCGAAATTATTAACATGGAAATTCATTCCAGATGAGATTTTTTACATTCTTTCAAGGTAGTCAccgtgtttatttttaattcccttacattatataaattttttaatgtatttttgagTAATCAGGTAAAGACGACGATAAATAAATGGTTTGTTATGCTTGGCATCTCTCCAAAGTACGCGCTCAACGCAGAAAGAACTAACTGgaatttgttactttttaataaaatttcttcttcttctgcaaCACGCGCACAGTCcggttagcaaaaaaaaaaatttaatatttcgaaTCAACTGCTAATATTAAATTGCTCTAAGCACTTAATTTATGTCATCAATAAATGCCAGAAAATACACGAGTTTTTTTGGAAAGTTGGCGTTGATGTTTGatctaaaaatagaagaaaaaaaaatctgatattCTGACTTACACGCAATTGACTTTCCAAAGATTTCTTTTGGCTTTCCAATTTATTGGCTTTTGCCTGAATCTCAGCCAAAGATCCCTTTTCGCCATTGATGGTATCGAGCAATTCCTGCTTTTCCTTCAGCAATTGCTGATGTTCCTTCTCCAACTCGATGCGTTTTTTCTCCTCGAGTTCCGCCAATTTCAACGTATCCTTGGCATTTTGCTCCAATTGTTGCAACGCGGGTCCACGATTGCCCGCCACATGCACAAGTTCCGCCAACGAGTGCGTCGCTTGCGGTGTCGAGGCCAACAACGTGGCATTTTGCGCCATCAATTGGGCAATTTGGATCGCGACATCCTCCGAACTCAAGCCTGGATGGGGATTTGGCAACTTGCCAATCATACTAATGGGTTCAGGCTCGGGTTCGCGTGCTGGAGCAGCAGGAGCCGAAACAGAGTCCTCACTAAAGCTCACATCTTCAACACCATTTTCGGTATGCCCGTTTTCGGTAAGAGGCGTTGCTTCCGACGAATCTGCGGAATCAACAGCAGCTTTtggcttttttgtttttttcttcactggAGTGTCAgcttccattattttttttttttttttaattcacttggctaaaaaaaattcacttctaACTAGTTTCGTGTCGTCGTACTTGTAACTACAGGtgcattaattaataatttttaattgttttaattgtaaaaatgtataaaaaaaaagtcgcgaagaagaagaaggtgCGAAAAAATAACGGACCGATCTAAAGCTCAGGTAGAGGTCCGCAAGTGTCGACTGTCAGCCACTTACTGTGCCGTGTGCTGGAgtcaaatggttaaaaataatatgaagagGCATCTTTGCGTCTTCCACACGTCGTACACGATGCATATTATTATGGTCATATCACGTCtccggaaaatatttttcgcaccACCCACTCGCCACGTATCCGTACCGCGTACCGAAGATCGCACAATTTCaacgaaattaaaaagaaaaatttatttggataCCTCTCTCTCCTCCAATTAAATGTTTAGACACGATTATTTGTAAACAAATAGCaacgaaagaaattaaaatttttgtgggcTTGATGAGTCAATGGCACGTTACTCACgatttttcgagattttctttgttctttttttatttcttgtttttttttttaatttttttctataaacagaatttttttctgaataatttccaaaaataccTGCCTAATGTACgtataaaaaattccataaaaccttaagaaaaatgaaaaaaatttgatcaaaaataaaaacaaatttaaaaatagaaaaatataatataattttatcatcatcatcacttaCTTGATCGAATCACTGGTTAATTTAAGATCAAGATGCGCGACATGCGTGTATTTGTCACATCACATCGTACGTTGCCggtttgagaaaaatatataaaaaaaaaaattaaaattaaaagagaagcaaaaagaaaattttctccagAATTtaatgagaagaaaaatatcagaTAGTTAAATGGTCTGTTCCACACGAAAAAACGAGGAATAAAGTCATTAATAATTAAGGAACGATCACGAATTAcatgagaatttttgaatttggatgttaaataatttgtgaGAAGCTCTCGTGATTCATATCAATCTAAGTCGAGTCTCGAAAGATAAACGAACGGAGATAGGCACGTGAGAACATTTACGTAAATTAGTTTGTGACaaaatttctatcaaaaaaaatttgttaaaaataatttttcgtcaagcattttgattatttttttcatgaaaaaattagtttttgtgacatttttaaaaaaaatcgtcaaaaatttacaaaaaattaataaaaactaaaaaaaataaaaattaggtcatgagaaagaaattaaaaaaaaatgataaatttttttttgtattataataaaaatacgattAGGTCATTCTATTCTTGCTGACTCAAAAATCTATtttccgacgacgacgacgagaaaaaaaaacatcataaaactCTTTTTCACATCAACAGATTAGCGTAGAAGATGAAGAAAGTAGGTCGATTATTTGCCATTCATAGACAAATTGTGGATTCATGTCGAAAAATATAACACCTGTTTTCATTTCCTGGCAAGGCAAGACATGATGCTTAAAGAAATGTATacgtaaatatttaacttgtaagaatttgtttatttatatttggtctacttgtcaataaaaatacagaaaactACGAGACATTCATGGATTGAGGTAatttctggatttttttttgtgtataaaaataataaaaaaaaattattttaaaatttatttaatttttacattatttttaaatatttatttaattaatttaattgcagtatttaattaatatttgatttaaatttatttatttaatgattttattaaaaaaaataataaaattcgtaaaaaacaaaaataacgattaaagtagtaaataaattattatttaaaaaaattattgaattttaatttatttttttttaattcattttatttaatattaatttaattttattttatttttaaaatatttttctttatttttatttaaaataaattttatttaatttaaaaaaaataaattgttttaattttaaaaatattaaattaaatttataaaaacttaaattaaatttatttttaaattttattttccatttataaaaaaaattatttacactagtcgaaaagaaaaaataacggatttttagaatttattcattcaaaatttaattcacaatCTGCAACGTTGTTGAGAGCAAGTGCACAAattgtgaataattttataaatattgttaGGTAATTTTCTgcttaattttctcttttctgcagaatttt
It encodes:
- the LOC134832070 gene encoding myosin heavy chain, muscle-like isoform X2, which encodes MEADTPVKKKTKKPKAAVDSADSSEATPLTENGHTENGVEDVSFSEDSVSAPAAPAREPEPEPISMIGKLPNPHPGLSSEDVAIQIAQLMAQNATLLASTPQATHSLAELVHVAGNRGPALQQLEQNAKDTLKLAELEEKKRIELEKEHQQLLKEKQELLDTINGEKGSLAEIQAKANKLESQKKSLESQLREIQDRLAKDEDERNNLFHTSKKMDQQIGTYKKDVENLELALKKSEQDKALKDQQIRQFKDDIAEQENLIQQLAKEKKIQQQINQKTAEELQANEDKLNHINKVKAKLEQNLDELEDNIEREKRLTGDAEKSKRKCEGDLKLAQEQVQDLERHKKEFEQAVQRKEKELSSLSAKLEDEQNLNVKLTKQTKEVYGRLDELDDEVEMERQARARAEKQRADLAREMEELAERLEEAAGVTAAQVELNKKREAEINKIRGQLEEDNARSEKVFGDLRKKHNDAVTEMNEQVDQLTKLKAKADKEVQEIYAQLNDARHQMDQIVQEKANQERIAKQLQQSVSESQAQLEQNYRAVNELDQAKKKLAYENSELERKIEETESQASQLGKVKTSLTQQLEDTKRLADEETREKATLLGKTRNLELEYEKLRDQLEEEADQKGELQRLLSGATSDAQMWKNKYENEGLARVEELDEAKKKLTARLTEAEETIESLGAKCTALDKTKSRLEIEVTELQVECDRVLLLAEAAERKQRAFDKVIAEWKLKVDDLMAELDASQRECRAYATELYRLKAAYEEGQEQLEGARRENKNLADEVKDLYDQLGDTTKNFHEIEKAKKRLETEKDDLQSALEEGEAALEAEENKVLRAQLELQQVHQEAERRIQEKEEEFENTRRTHQRAMESMQASLDAETKGKHEALKMKKKLEQDINELEISLDHTNKATAEAQKTLKRLQQQSRDLQASLEEETRNLEEAREALGTSERHANALQNELEESRTLHEQADRARRQVEANLADAHVELNEIEAANAQMTAAKKKLDGELQSLHGDLDELLNEAKNSEEKAKKAMVDAARLADELRAEQEHSQTEERARKDLEGQISELQARVDEAEANALKGGKKIIAKLETRVRAIENDLDNEQRKHAEVEKNNRKNERRIKELTFQSEEDRKNHQRLQDLVDKLQNQIKSYKRQIEEAEEIAALNLAKFRKAQQDYEEAEERADFAEQAFNKLRGKHGGSMPRGGSCVPRGMSAQPQYDGLSFPPRFDLAGEEV
- the LOC134832070 gene encoding myosin heavy chain, muscle-like isoform X1, whose protein sequence is MEADTPVKKKTKKPKAAVDSADSSEATPLTENGHTENGVEDVSFSEDSVSAPAAPAREPEPEPISMIGKLPNPHPGLSSEDVAIQIAQLMAQNATLLASTPQATHSLAELVHVAGNRGPALQQLEQNAKDTLKLAELEEKKRIELEKEHQQLLKEKQELLDTINGEKGSLAEIQAKANKLESQKKSLESQLREIQDRLAKDEDERNNLFHTSKKMDQQIGTYKKDVENLELALKKSEQDKALKDQQIRQFKDDIAEQENLIQQLAKEKKIQQQINQKTAEELQANEDKLNHINKVKAKLEQNLDELEDNIEREKRLTGDAEKSKRKCEGDLKLAQEQVQDLERHKKEFEQAVQRKEKELSSLSAKLEDEQNLNVKLTKQTKEVYGRLDELDDEVEMERQARARAEKQRADLAREMEELAERLEEAAGVTAAQVELNKKREAEINKIRGQLEEDNARSEKVFGDLRKKHNDAVTEMNEQVDQLTKLKAKADKEVQEIYAQLNDARHQMDQIVQEKANQERIAKQLQQSVSESQAQLEQNYRAVNELDQAKKKLAYENSELERKIEETESQASQLGKVKTSLTQQLEDTKRLADEETREKATLLGKTRNLELEYEKLRDQLEEEADQKGELQRLLSGATSDAQMWKNKYENEGLARVEELDEAKKKLTARLTEAEETIESLGAKCTALDKTKSRLEIEVTELQVECDRVLLLAEAAERKQRAFDKVIAEWKLKVDDLMAELDASQRECRAYATELYRLKAAYEEGQEQLEGARRENKNLADEVKDLYDQLGDTTKNFHEIEKAKKRLETEKDDLQSALEEGEAALEAEENKVLRAQLELQQVHQEAERRIQEKEEEFENTRRTHQRAMESMQASLDAETKGKHEALKMKKKLEQDINELEISLDHTNKATAEAQKTLKRLQQQSRDLQASLEEETRNLEEAREALGTSERHANALQNELEESRTLHEQADRARRQVEANLADAHVELNEIEAANAQMTAAKKKLDGELQSLHGDLDELLNEAKNSEEKAKKAMVDAARLADELRAEQEHSQTEERARKDLEGQISELQARVDEAEANALKGGKKIIAKLETRVRAIENDLDNEQRKHAEVEKNNRKNERRIKELTFQSEEDRKNHQRLQDLVDKLQNQIKSYKRQIEEAEEIAALNLAKFRKAQQDYEEAEERADFAEQAFNKLRGKHGGSMPRGGSCVPRGGSCAPRGMSAQPQYDGLSFPPRFDLAGEEV